Proteins encoded together in one Apis cerana isolate GH-2021 linkage group LG4, AcerK_1.0, whole genome shotgun sequence window:
- the LOC107995633 gene encoding zinc finger protein 569 isoform X10, with protein sequence MSSLDYLDLCRLCLVKDRVSVPIFEGEGDVRQIFLKIAACLPVKLTREDKLPKKICDDCVYKVELFYQFWNTTANAEKQLLQWLGEVSLEDKQGYVTNVLNPSVMKQEQSTENRLDGNVMQQVEEHQNNMGMGMMDNMGLGIPMIISSANQQQITSVPMDTSSNSVQTIQAVPGPSSQTTHNQIPQNQTSSTQQEDEEESSEDEENSDEECDGDEGLPVKEESEEDPSNRTIEPTTFVNVSLACDEAGPSGLQQQKISDMPEMPIPQPADGDPKSGYFTTKVPMLAPDQQECSPNEMFKQEEDTEQLLIANRLHVPTVENTEIIITDGIVQCDLCGDGFVSEHALALHLKVHEQDEVQVQDDQFVCEHCGCSFAKMSTFKEHQAEHETNESYVCETCDYVMDDKESLIAHQKQHNIEYECEICGASFDSSTGYEEHQAVHSDEKPFQCEICHAPFRYRQGLRLHAKLHQPDYVPPQRKHHCELCNKRFSRKQVLLVHMKTHGNVGPQNEYICPVCGKAVSSKTYLTVHLRKHTGEKPHVCDLCGKGFISQNYLSVHRRTHTGERPHKCTHCEKRFTQRTTLVVHLRGHTGDRPYPCTCCHKSFASKTMLNSHLKTHAKQSARQQQEQQQQQQLKQEQEVQHQEQSLDTITILLPS encoded by the exons ATGTCCTCCCTCGATTATCTGGACTTGTGTCGATTATGTCTCGTGAAGGACCGTGTTTCGGTGCCAATTTTCGAGGGTGAAGGAGACGTACGACAAATATTTCTCAAGATCGCTGCCTGCCTACCGGTCAAG CTTACAAGAGAAGATAAGTTACCTAAGAAGATATGCGATGATTGTGTGTATAaagtagaattattttatcaattttggaATACAACAGCAAACGCAGAAAAACAACTTTTGCAATGGCTAGGAGAAGTCAGTTTAGAAGACAAACAGGGTTATGTTACCAATGTTCTCAATccg AGTGTAATGAAACAAGAACAGAGTACAGAGAACAGGTTAGATGGCAATGTGATGCAGCAAGTAGAGGAGCATCAAAACAATATGGGGATGGGTATGATGGATAACATGGGTTTGGGTATTCCCATGATAATATCCAGTGCTAATCAACAACAAATCACCTCAGTTCCTATGGACACCAGCAGCAATTCTGTACAAACTATTCAGGCAGTACCTGGTCCAAGTTCACAAACTACACATAACCAAATACCACAGAATCAAACAAGCTCTACGCAACAAGAAGATGAAGAGGAAAGTAGCGAAGATGAAGAAAACTCTGACGAAGAATGTGATGGAGATGAAG gCCTACctgtaaaagaagaaagtgaAGAAGATCCCAGCAATAGAACCATAGAGCCTACTACTTTTGTAAATGTTTCCTTGGCATGTGATGAAGCAGGTCCTTCAGGATTGCAGCAACAGAAGATATCAGATATGCCTGAAATGCCAATTCCACAGCCAGCTGATGGGGATCCCAAATCTGG ATATTTTACAACAAAGGTACCGATGCTAGCTCCGGATCAGCAAGAATGCAGCCCGAACGAGATGTTCAAACAAGAAGAAGATACGGAACAGCTGCTCATCGCAAATCGTTTGCACGTGCCGACCGTGGAGAATACGGAGATAATCATCACCGATGGTATCGTGCAGTGCGATCTCTGCGGAGACGGTTTCGTTTCCGAGCATGCTCTGGCGCTGCATTTAAAAGTTCACGAACAGGACGAGGTGCAGGTGCAAGATGACCAGTTTGTATGCGAGCACTGCGGTTGCAGTTTCGCGAAGATGTCCACGTTTAAGGAGCATCAAGCAGAGCACGAAACTAACGAGAGTTACGTTTGCGAGACGTGCGACTACGTTATGGACGATAAAGAAAGTTTGATAGCTCATCAGAAGCAGCACAATATAGAGTACGAGTGCGAGATATGCGGAGCCAGTTTCGATTCTTCGACAGGTTACGAGGAACACCAGGCAGTGCACTCGGACGAAAAACCGTTCCAATGCGAGATATGCCACGCTCCGTTTCGCTATCGTCAAGGTTTGAGATTGCACGCGAAGCTGCACCAACCTGATTACGTTCCACCACAGAGGAAGCATCACTGCGAGCTGTGCAACAAACGTTTTTCGAGAAAGCAGGTGTTGCTGGTGCACATGAAGACCCACGGGAACGTGGGACCCCAGAACGAATACATTTGCCCCGTTTGCGGCAAGGCTGTGTCCAGTAAGACTTACTTGACCGTGCACTTACGAAAGCATACAGGTGAGAAACCACACGTTTGCGACCTCTGCGGCAAAGGATTTATATCTCAAAATTATCTGAGCGTGCATCGGCGCACGCATACAGGTGAAAGACCCCATAAGTGCACCCACTGCGAGAAACGATTCACCCAACGTACCACCCTGGTGGTGCACCTCAGAGGTCATACAGGCGATCGACCGTATCCTTGCACGTGTTGTCATAAATCTTTTGCCTCGAAAACGATGTTGAACTCACACTTAAAGACTCACGCTAAACAGAGTGCGCGACAGCAGCAGGAGcaacagcaacagcaacagTTGAAACAGGAACAAGAGGTCCAGCATCAAGAGCAGTCTCTTGATACGATAACTATATTGTTACCTAGTTAG
- the LOC107995633 gene encoding zinc finger protein ZFP2 isoform X11, with amino-acid sequence MSSLDYLDLCRLCLVKDRVSVPIFEGEGDVRQIFLKIAACLPVKLTREDKLPKKICDDCVYKVELFYQFWNTTANAEKQLLQWLGEVSLEDKQGYVTNVLNPSVMKQEQSTENRLDGNVMQQVEEHQNNMGMGMMDNMGLGIPMIISSANQQQITSVPMDTSSNSVQTIQAVPGPSSQTTHNQIPQNQTSSTQQEDEEESSEDEENSDEECDGDEGLPVKEESEEDPSNRTIEPTTFVNVSLACDEAGPSGLQQQKISDMPEMPIPQPADGDPKSGAKNVKTIAAKPNQSRAPKPSNEEDRSFVVVEDGVDNNSCVVEEEASYRCESCDEEFDTEGALLVHRTERSILRTREALRKAEKKYTCDTCRESFAKKVQLFKHRRGRGCKESAKGVEGKQQHRGKDRTVVKGTKREEQQSVSVGPIECNVCHKVFKKKKYLNVHKTLHGAPHICHVCGAKLTSEYYLKIHIRRHNKEFTEFCEICNKGFYLKATLKTHMSVHTDDKPCTCEICHKSFGNRVYLRSHMKIHSQPENRRKYKCEICGFETFYSYCYKEHLWTHTGESQVACEVCGKLIRRQYMKIHIRIHTGEKPEVCEFCGKAFSSRKYLIKHRRTHTGERPYKCKICEKRFTQRGTLSAHLRRHEGAK; translated from the exons ATGTCCTCCCTCGATTATCTGGACTTGTGTCGATTATGTCTCGTGAAGGACCGTGTTTCGGTGCCAATTTTCGAGGGTGAAGGAGACGTACGACAAATATTTCTCAAGATCGCTGCCTGCCTACCGGTCAAG CTTACAAGAGAAGATAAGTTACCTAAGAAGATATGCGATGATTGTGTGTATAaagtagaattattttatcaattttggaATACAACAGCAAACGCAGAAAAACAACTTTTGCAATGGCTAGGAGAAGTCAGTTTAGAAGACAAACAGGGTTATGTTACCAATGTTCTCAATccg AGTGTAATGAAACAAGAACAGAGTACAGAGAACAGGTTAGATGGCAATGTGATGCAGCAAGTAGAGGAGCATCAAAACAATATGGGGATGGGTATGATGGATAACATGGGTTTGGGTATTCCCATGATAATATCCAGTGCTAATCAACAACAAATCACCTCAGTTCCTATGGACACCAGCAGCAATTCTGTACAAACTATTCAGGCAGTACCTGGTCCAAGTTCACAAACTACACATAACCAAATACCACAGAATCAAACAAGCTCTACGCAACAAGAAGATGAAGAGGAAAGTAGCGAAGATGAAGAAAACTCTGACGAAGAATGTGATGGAGATGAAG gCCTACctgtaaaagaagaaagtgaAGAAGATCCCAGCAATAGAACCATAGAGCCTACTACTTTTGTAAATGTTTCCTTGGCATGTGATGAAGCAGGTCCTTCAGGATTGCAGCAACAGAAGATATCAGATATGCCTGAAATGCCAATTCCACAGCCAGCTGATGGGGATCCCAAATCTGG AGCGAAAAACGTGAAGACGATAGCAGCCAAGCCGAATCAATCTCGCGCCCCTAAACCGTCCAACGAGGAAGATCGATCGTTTGTCGTTGTCGAGGATGGTGTCGATAACAACTCGTGCGTTGTCGAGGAGGAGGCATCGTATCGATGCGAGTCGTGCGACGAAGAGTTCGACACGGAGGGTGCACTGTTGGTGCACAGAACCGAGCGGTCGATCCTTCGAACTCGGGAGGCGTTGAGAAAGGCCGAAAAGAAATACACTTGCGATACGTGTCGCGAGAGTTTCGCGAAGAAGGTGCAGTTGTTCAAGCATCGGCGGGGTCGTGGGTGCAAAGAGTCGGCGAAGGGCGTGGAAGGGAAGCAGCAGCACAGGGGAAAGGACAGGACGGTGGTGAAAGGCACGAAGAGGGAGGAGCAGCAGAGTGTTTCGGTCGGGCCGATAGAGTGCAACGTGTGCCACAAGGTgttcaagaagaagaagtaccTGAACGTTCACAAAACGTTGCACGGGGCCCCCCACATATGCCACGTGTGCGGCGCGAAGCTCACCTcggaatattatttgaaaatacacATAAGAAGGCACAATAAAGAGTTCACAGAGTTCTGCGAGATTTGCAACAAAGGGTTTTATCTGAAGGCGACTTTGAAGACCCACATGAGCGTCCACACCGACGACAAGCCTTGCACCTGCGAGATTTGTCACAAGTCTTTCGGCAATCGGGTCTACCTGAGAAGTCACATGAAGATTCATAGCCAGCCTGAGAACAGGAGGAAGTACAAATGCGAGATATGCGGATTCGAGACGTTCTACAGTTACTGTTACAAGGAACATCTTTGGACTCATACAGGGGAGAGTCAAGTGGCTTGCGAGGTTTGTGGCAAATTGATCAGGAGGCAGTAcatgaaaattcatattagGATACACACCGGGGAGAAGCCGGAGGTCTGTGAATTTTGCGGGAAAGCGTTTAGCTCGAGGAAATATCTGATCAAGCATAGAAGAACTCATACCGGCGAGAGACCTTACAAGTGTAAAATTTGCGAGAAACGTTTCACGCAACGGGGCACTCTGAGCGCTCATTTGCGCCGACATGAGGGCGCAAAAtga
- the LOC114577249 gene encoding zinc finger protein 41-like, whose translation MDFQVKNVEYKKNVMEEDKKRLCGYWISVQREGSETFGGLSGMLRQILSPSPETGDTCLPVTCTLLQNNTMFSNQSSMMSSTYQTVPSHLPSICSDQILMDHVQIVTESHPCSTCGLEFRSALKLNYHIRTSHSALPEFEHNIENPMRYSCTICSRSFFALSHLRMHEVTHSAPPATSCAPIPTISTSVNVDKTFACDRCQASFRYRTLFERHRRMHEVGQEKPYSCPRCLMRFETRNLYNHHAKTHKPGNDNRITDTVVVSSGDPVTSSISGTIASANKSVLSYPCDSCSKQFASIESLTTHKAVHRSRPLVCDVCGKGFTHRKYYVVHQRIHTGERPYLCAMCGKSFTQASTLTVHRRYHTGERPYTCTLCGKGFVTRTIMLNHMKKH comes from the exons ATGGACTTTCAAGTTAAGAATGTtgaatacaagaaaaatgtgATGGAAGAAGACAAGAAGAGACTATGTGGATATTGGATATCGGTTCAAAG GGAAGGAAGCGAGACGTTCGGCGGATTATCGGGGATGCTACGTCAAATACTTTCGCCATCGCCCGAGACGGGAGATACCTGTTTACCCGTCACTTGTACTTTGCTTCAGAACAACACTATGTTCTCCAATCAATCGTCGATGATGTCCTCAACGTATCAAACCGTCCCATCCCACTTGCCATCCATTTGTTCCGATCAGATTCTCATGGATCACGTGCAGATAGTCACCGAATCCCATCCGTGTTCCACGTGTGGCCTTGAGTTTCGAAGCGCTCTGAAACTGAATTACCACATAAGAACCAGTCATTCGGCCTTGCCGGAGTTCGAGCACAACATAGAGAATCCGATGAGATACTCGTGCACCATTTGTTCCCGGAGTTTCTTTGCTCTGAGTCATTTGAGGATGCACGAGGTCACGCATTCCGCGCCACCGGCAACCTCCTGCGCACCGATACCAACGATATCTACATCGGTGAACGTCGACAAGACGTTCGCCTGCGATCGTTGCCAAGCCAGTTTCCGGTATCGTACACTATTCGAGCGGCACAGGAGGATGCACGAGGTTGGCCAGGAGAAGCCTTACTCCTGCCCTAGATGTTTGATGCGCTTCGAGACCCGAAATTTGTACAATCATCATGCGAAAACTCACAAGCCGGGCAACGATAATAGGATAACCGACACCGTAGTAGTGTCTTCCGGTGATCCGGTCACTAGCAGTATTAGCGGTACCATTGCGTCGGCCAACAAATCGGTACTCTCGTACCCGTGTGACTCGTGCTCCAAGCAGTTCGCGAGCATCGAATCATTGACTACCCATAAGGCTGTACATAGGTCCAGACCGCTCGTGTGCGACGTCTGCGGCAAAGGTTTTACACACCGCAAGTACTACGTGGTGCATCAACGTATTCATACGGGAGAGAGGCCGTATCTTTGTGCCATGTGTGGGAAGTCGTTCACTCAAGCATCCACGCTTACCGTCCATCGCCGATATCACACGGGAGAACGTCCTTATACGTGCACGTTGTGCGGTAAAGGATTCGTTACCAGAACCATCATGCTGAATCATATGAAAAAGCATTGA